One Bos javanicus breed banteng chromosome 9, ARS-OSU_banteng_1.0, whole genome shotgun sequence DNA window includes the following coding sequences:
- the HTR1B gene encoding 5-hydroxytryptamine receptor 1B: MPQSCAPGPRARRDMEAVAAQCPQPPSASSQTGLSQANLSAGPSHNCSAAEEYIYQDFIALPWKVVVVLLLALFTLATTLSNAFVIATVYRTRKLHTPANYLIASLAVTDLLVSILVMPISTMYTVTGRWTLGQVVCDLWLSSDITCCTASILHLCVIALDRYWAITDAVEYSAKRTPKRAAVMIALVWVFSICISLPPFFWRQAKAEAMSNCVVNTDHVLYTVYSTVGAFYFPTLLLIALYGRIYVEARSRILKQTPNRTGKRLTRAQLITDSPGSTSSVTSINSRAPEVPSESGSPVYVNQVKVRVSDALLEKKKLMAARERKATKTLGIILGAFIVCWLPFFIISLAIPICTSCWFHQAIFDFFTWLGYLNSLINPIIYTMSNEDFKQAFHKLIGFKCTN; this comes from the coding sequence ATGCCCCAGAGCTGCGCTCCGGGGCCACGGGCGAGGAGAGACATGGAGGCAGTGGCCGCTCAGTGTCCCCAGCCACCGTCCGCGAGTTCCCAGACTGGGCTTTCTCAAGCCAACCTTTCGGCTGGTCCCTCCCACAACTGCAGCGCCGCCGAGGAGTACATTTACCAGGACTTCATCGCCCTGCCCTGGAAAGTAGTCGTGGTCCTGCTGCTGGCGCTCTTCACCTTGGCCACCACGCTCTCCAACGCCTTTGTGATTGCCACTGTGTACCGGACGCGGAAGCTGCATACCCCGGCCAACTACCTGATCGCCTCCTTGGCGGTCACCGACCTGCTCGTGTCCATCCTGGTGATGCCCATCAGCACCATGTACACGGTCACGGGCCGCTGGACGCTGGGCCAGGTGGTCTGTGACTTATGGCTGTCGTCGGACATCACCTGTTGCACAGCCTCCATCCTGCACCTCTGTGTCATTGCCCTGGACCGCTACTGGGCCATCACGGATGCCGTGGAGTACTCGGCGAAAAGGACTCCTAAGAGGGCCGCGGTTATGATCGCGCTGGTGTGGGTCTTCTCCATCTGCATCTCGCTGCCGCCCTTTTTCTGGCGGCAGGCCAAAGCTGAGGCGATGTCTAACTGCGTGGTGAACACCGACCACGTCCTGTACACCGTCTACTCCACGGTGGGCGCTTTCTACTTCCCCACCCTGCTCCTCATCGCCCTCTATGGCCGCATCTACGTGGAAGCCCGCTCCCGGATTTTGAAACAGACGCCCAACAGAACCGGCAAGCGTCTGACCCGAGCCCAGCTGATTACCGACTCCCCCGGGTCCACGTCTTCGGTCACCTCGATTAACTCACGGGCTCCGGAGGTACCCagcgaatccgggtctcctgtgtACGTGAACCAAGTCAAAGTGCGCGTCTCCGACGCCCTGCTGGAGAAGAAGAAACTCATGGCCGCTAGGGAGCGCAAAGCCACCAAGACCCTGGGGATCATTTTGGGCGCGTTCATCGTGTGTTGGCTGCCCTTCTTCATCATCTCCCTGGCCATCCCGATCTGCACATCCTGCTGGTTCCACCAGGccatttttgatttcttcacgTGGCTGGGCTATCTCAACTCCCTCATCAACCCTATCATCTACACCATGTCCAACGAGGACTTCAAACAAGCTTTCCATAAACTGATAGGCTTCAAGTGCACGAACTGA